GTTCATCCCAAAGTATCACTTTCCAAGATCGCACTTTCGTCCCTGACTCACAGCATTCTTCACCGGAGTTGAAAACCTCGAATTCTGTTGTTGCTAGTTCAAATTCTAGTGTCCCTTTTCCAATATATCAATCAGCTAGGATTTTCACTGAGAAAGCTTCTTATAGGTTTAGGGTTGATGAAGGTAGGCACTGGTTGAGACTATATTTTTACCCCCTTACCAACTCAGCCCACAATTTGACTGAAGCTGTTATAACAGTGGTCACTGATGATTTTGTCCTCTTGTGCAACTTTTCCTTTAGGAACTACAATGGTTCATATATGTTTAGGGAGTATGCCATCAATGTTACCTCTGATACCTTAACTGTCACCTTCATTCCTTCAAATGGTTCTGCAGTGGCTTTTATCAATGCAATTGAAGTTGTTTCAATGCCAAATGACTTGTTTGTTGATCAGGCATTGGCCCTTAACCCAACTGCACCATTCAATGGCCTTTCTGAACTTGCTTTTGAGACAGTTTATCGTTTAAACGTGGGTGGTCCCTTGCTCACTCCCCAGAATGACACCCTGGGAAGGACTTGGGAGAATGATCAGAAATACCTCCATGTGAATAGTTCAGTCACTAATGTGTCTGTTAACCCTTCCAGCATTAAGTATCATCCAGGTGTTACACCTGAGACTGCACCCAATTGGGTCTATGCCACTTCTGAAGCAATGGGGGATGCAAATGTAGCCAATTCAAATTTCAACATCACTTGGGTCTTTACTGTGGATCCAAACTTCTCCTACTTCATCAGGGTGCACTTTTGTGATATCTTTAGCAAATCTCTCAACACTCTGGTGTTCAATTTGTTCATCAATACTGACATAGCTCTTGGAAGCCTTGACCTCTCATCCATAACCAATGATTTGTCTGTGCCTTACTATAAGGACTTTGTTTCCAATGCCTCAGCAGACTCCAACATTTTGACAGTGAGTGTTGGTCCTGATACAATGGCAGATATCACAAATGCCACCATGAATGGATTGGAGGTTATAAAGATCAGTAATGCATTCAAGAGCTTGGATGGAGTTTCTTCAGTTGAGAGTCTCCTTCCTAGTTCATCATCAAGTAAAAGCAAGAAGGGTATAATAATAGGTTCTTCCATTGGAGTTCTGGCTGTCATAGCTTTGCTTGGTTTGTGTTACTGCTGCATGGTGAGATACAAATCAAAGTCTACTCAACAGGGTCATTCTTGGCTTCCTTTACCCTTATATGGAAACTCTCAAACCATGACAAAAATGTCAACAACTTCTCAGAAGAGTGCAACTGCAAGCTGCATTTCCTTAGCTTCAACAAATCTCGGACGGTTCTTCACTGTCCAAGAGATCCTTGATGCAACCAACAAGTTTGACGAGAAGCTGCTTCTTGGTGTTGGTGGCTTTGGAAGGGTTTACAAAGGAACACTTGAAGATGGGACATATGTGGCTGTTAAAAGGGGGAACCCCAGATCAGAACAAGGTCTTGCAGAATTCAGAACAGAAATTGAGATGTTATCCAAGCTTCGCCATCGCCACCTTGTGTCTCTCATTGGGTATTGTGATGAGAGATCTGAAATGGTTCTTGTCTATGAATACATGGCTAATGGACCTCTCAGGAGTCATTTATATGGAACAGACCTGCCACCACTATCATGGAAGCAACGGCTTGAAATTTGCATCGGAGCAGCAAGAGGTCTTCATTATCTCCACACAGGAGCATCTCTAAGCATAATTCACCGCGATGTGAAAACAACAAACATCCTCTTAGATGATAACTTTGTTGCTAAGGTTGCTGACTTTGGCCTCTCCAAAACTGGTCCTGCTCTTGATCAGACTCATGTGAgcactgctgtgaaaggtagtTTCGGTTATCTTGATCCTGAATACTTC
This region of Vigna unguiculata cultivar IT97K-499-35 chromosome 5, ASM411807v1, whole genome shotgun sequence genomic DNA includes:
- the LOC114185006 gene encoding receptor-like protein kinase THESEUS 1: MVMMKLVKWVSFVFVVYYLFLVNGSSATFTPNDNYLITCGSSQSITFQDRTFVPDSQHSSPELKTSNSVVASSNSSVPFPIYQSARIFTEKASYRFRVDEGRHWLRLYFYPLTNSAHNLTEAVITVVTDDFVLLCNFSFRNYNGSYMFREYAINVTSDTLTVTFIPSNGSAVAFINAIEVVSMPNDLFVDQALALNPTAPFNGLSELAFETVYRLNVGGPLLTPQNDTLGRTWENDQKYLHVNSSVTNVSVNPSSIKYHPGVTPETAPNWVYATSEAMGDANVANSNFNITWVFTVDPNFSYFIRVHFCDIFSKSLNTLVFNLFINTDIALGSLDLSSITNDLSVPYYKDFVSNASADSNILTVSVGPDTMADITNATMNGLEVIKISNAFKSLDGVSSVESLLPSSSSSKSKKGIIIGSSIGVLAVIALLGLCYCCMVRYKSKSTQQGHSWLPLPLYGNSQTMTKMSTTSQKSATASCISLASTNLGRFFTVQEILDATNKFDEKLLLGVGGFGRVYKGTLEDGTYVAVKRGNPRSEQGLAEFRTEIEMLSKLRHRHLVSLIGYCDERSEMVLVYEYMANGPLRSHLYGTDLPPLSWKQRLEICIGAARGLHYLHTGASLSIIHRDVKTTNILLDDNFVAKVADFGLSKTGPALDQTHVSTAVKGSFGYLDPEYFRRQQLTEKSDVYSFGVVLMEVLCTRPALNPVLPREQVNIAEWAMTWQKKGMLDQIMDQNLVGKVNPASLKKFGETAEKCLAEYGVDRPSMGDVLWNLEYALQLQETSSALMEPEDNSTNHITGIQLTRLEPFDNSVNIIDGGNSFTDDDAEDAATSAVFSQLVNPRGR